One genomic segment of Pseudomonadota bacterium includes these proteins:
- a CDS encoding TonB-dependent receptor, translating to MWQPTFLPGFSLSADYFDITIDDVITAPTAQDIMNACYDAPDLNNQFCGLFTRNGAGIGPHEEVPYQIVQGSLQQLSLNYASSTARGVDIEAGYSHDIGDAGRLTTRLVWTHMLQRDDFLNPAAPGDADQVLLELGDPKDAFNLNTDFAVGKLKIGYQLRYIGPQVLNFYEDTFGLQGNPPQNRTTRTRATTARCSTTTSAQPMTSPTR from the coding sequence GTGTGGCAACCCACGTTCCTGCCGGGCTTCTCGTTGTCGGCCGACTATTTCGACATCACCATCGACGATGTGATCACCGCGCCGACGGCGCAGGACATCATGAACGCGTGTTACGACGCGCCGGACCTGAATAACCAGTTCTGCGGCCTGTTCACGCGCAACGGCGCGGGCATCGGCCCACACGAGGAAGTGCCGTACCAGATCGTCCAGGGCAGCCTGCAGCAGTTGTCGCTCAACTACGCCAGCTCGACCGCGCGCGGCGTGGACATCGAAGCCGGATATAGCCACGACATCGGCGATGCAGGCCGGCTGACCACGCGGCTGGTGTGGACGCACATGCTGCAGCGTGACGACTTCCTGAATCCAGCCGCGCCCGGCGATGCCGATCAGGTGCTGCTGGAACTGGGCGATCCGAAAGATGCGTTCAATCTGAACACCGATTTCGCGGTGGGCAAGCTCAAGATCGGTTATCAGCTGCGTTACATCGGTCCGCAGGTCCTCAATTTCTACGAGGACACGTTCGGCCTGCAGGGTAATCCCCCGCAGAATCGGACTACGCGGACGCGCGCTACTACGGCGAGGTGTTCTACCACGACATCCGCGCAGCCTATGACATCACCGACTCGGTGA
- a CDS encoding TonB-dependent receptor → MISPRYRGLRRALSLLCGVTAAATTSIVSAQSTPPDDAALDEVVVTGSRIARPNLESAVPVTTVSASELYETGSTSVGDLLNDLPALRSTFSQSNSSRFLGTTGLNLLDLRGLGTQRTLVLVNGRRHVGSDILGNAVSPDTNTFPTDLVERIDVVTGGNSAVYGSDAIAGVVNFILKKDFEGLQFRGQGGETTSEHDAGNYYASVLAGTNFWDDRGNIAANFEYAKQDPFFASDRENLARQGLFVVTDADGPDAVDGSDGVPDRRYFSDVRSVTIANGGSILLATPMGGTAAPCGRDVTGAPFACSFLWQPDGSLVPQTGERIGLAPNGSFQGGNGTNNRERNALAIYPKLERYSFNVFGNLQVSEAFAPFIEAKYIRTESVRFGQPAFFQGSTIDGDRERPRFDNPFITDANRATINAARVAQGLDPITDGSTPLIFRRNLLDFGNREEDATRETTRIVLGAGGQIGEGWNYEVSVNWGQFKEDTLVKNNLDSQKFGLAMDSVRDSSGQIVCRSQIDPDAAYGYGDNLDDPNTEEREPAALFADARLANDIANCVPMNPFGDGNITRQMHDYLTDDTTSVGKITEFVVNATVTGDSSAWFSLPAGPVGLAFGVEHRTEENSFQADPIVSNGLTFYNALTALQAPKFKVDEVFTEFRVPLLREKTGAKELTLNLAARYADYNGSTGGVLAYNGGLEYAPIEGLRFRAGIARAVRAPSLADLYTAQGQNFEAAPIDPCARDSRGNGSPTREANCAAAGIPADYNFLYTSSIEIVSGGNPELKEETSDSFTAASCGNPRSCRASRCRPTISTSPSTM, encoded by the coding sequence ATGATTTCCCCACGTTATCGCGGCTTGCGCCGCGCGTTGTCGTTGCTTTGCGGTGTCACCGCGGCCGCCACCACTTCGATCGTGTCCGCACAATCCACGCCGCCCGACGATGCGGCGCTCGACGAGGTCGTCGTGACCGGCTCGCGCATCGCGCGGCCCAATCTGGAATCCGCCGTGCCGGTCACGACCGTCTCCGCGTCGGAGTTGTACGAAACCGGCAGCACGTCCGTCGGCGACCTGCTCAACGATCTGCCGGCATTACGCAGCACCTTCAGCCAATCGAACTCGAGCCGCTTTCTCGGCACCACCGGGCTCAACCTGCTCGATCTGCGCGGCCTCGGCACGCAACGCACGCTGGTGCTGGTCAACGGCCGCCGTCACGTGGGCTCCGACATCCTCGGCAACGCCGTGTCCCCGGACACGAACACATTCCCCACGGACCTGGTCGAACGCATCGACGTCGTCACCGGCGGCAACTCCGCGGTATATGGTTCGGACGCCATCGCGGGTGTCGTCAATTTCATCCTCAAGAAGGACTTCGAGGGCCTGCAGTTCCGCGGCCAGGGTGGTGAAACCACCAGCGAACACGACGCGGGCAACTACTACGCCAGCGTATTGGCGGGCACCAACTTCTGGGACGACCGCGGCAACATCGCGGCCAACTTCGAATACGCCAAGCAGGATCCGTTCTTCGCCTCGGACCGCGAGAATCTGGCGCGGCAAGGCTTGTTCGTCGTCACCGACGCGGACGGCCCGGACGCGGTGGACGGCTCGGACGGAGTTCCTGATCGCCGCTATTTCAGCGACGTTCGCTCCGTCACCATCGCCAACGGCGGCAGCATCCTGCTCGCGACGCCGATGGGTGGCACGGCTGCCCCCTGCGGCCGCGACGTCACCGGCGCGCCTTTCGCCTGTTCGTTCCTGTGGCAGCCCGACGGTTCGCTGGTGCCGCAGACCGGCGAACGCATCGGTCTCGCCCCGAACGGCAGCTTCCAGGGCGGCAACGGCACCAACAACCGCGAGCGCAACGCGCTGGCTATCTACCCGAAACTCGAGCGTTACAGCTTCAATGTCTTCGGCAACCTGCAGGTCTCGGAGGCGTTCGCGCCGTTCATCGAGGCAAAATACATCCGCACGGAGTCGGTCCGCTTCGGCCAGCCGGCGTTTTTCCAGGGCAGCACCATCGACGGCGACCGCGAGCGCCCGCGGTTCGACAATCCGTTCATCACGGACGCCAATCGCGCCACCATCAACGCCGCACGCGTGGCGCAGGGGCTGGATCCCATCACGGACGGTTCGACGCCGTTGATCTTCCGCCGCAACCTGCTCGATTTCGGCAACCGTGAAGAAGACGCGACGCGCGAGACCACGCGCATCGTGCTCGGCGCCGGCGGCCAGATCGGCGAGGGCTGGAACTACGAAGTGTCCGTGAACTGGGGCCAGTTCAAGGAAGACACGCTGGTGAAGAACAATCTCGATTCGCAGAAGTTCGGTCTCGCGATGGATTCGGTGCGCGATTCCAGCGGGCAGATCGTCTGCCGGTCGCAGATCGATCCGGATGCCGCTTATGGCTACGGCGACAACCTCGACGACCCGAACACAGAGGAACGCGAGCCGGCGGCCTTGTTCGCCGACGCGCGGCTGGCGAACGACATCGCAAATTGCGTCCCGATGAATCCCTTCGGTGACGGCAACATCACCAGACAGATGCACGACTACCTCACCGACGACACGACCTCGGTGGGCAAGATCACCGAATTCGTGGTGAACGCCACGGTGACGGGTGACTCGAGCGCATGGTTCTCGTTGCCCGCAGGCCCGGTGGGTCTGGCATTCGGCGTCGAGCATCGCACCGAAGAGAATTCCTTCCAGGCCGATCCGATCGTGTCGAACGGACTCACGTTCTACAACGCGCTGACGGCGCTGCAGGCGCCGAAGTTCAAGGTCGACGAAGTGTTCACGGAATTCCGCGTGCCATTGCTCAGGGAGAAGACCGGCGCAAAGGAGCTGACGCTGAACCTCGCCGCGCGCTACGCCGACTACAACGGCTCGACTGGCGGCGTGCTCGCGTACAACGGCGGTCTCGAATACGCCCCGATCGAAGGCCTGCGGTTCCGTGCCGGCATTGCCCGCGCGGTGCGTGCGCCGAGCCTCGCCGACCTGTACACCGCTCAGGGCCAGAACTTCGAAGCGGCCCCGATCGATCCCTGCGCCCGCGACAGCCGTGGCAACGGCTCGCCGACGCGTGAGGCGAATTGCGCGGCGGCCGGAATTCCCGCCGACTACAACTTCCTCTACACCTCGTCGATCGAGATCGTCAGCGGCGGCAATCCGGAACTCAAGGAAGAGACGTCGGACTCGTTCACCGCGGCATCGTGTGGCAACCCACGTTCCTGCCGGGCTTCTCGTTGTCGGCCGACTATTTCGACATCACCATCGACGATGTGA
- a CDS encoding TonB-dependent receptor codes for MTVRAVTYSNGGSFIVNPFQSDDPGVPLLTPCGVGTTGTPHTCSFIFQPDGSLVPQTGTRIGSAANGNFDGGNGSNNREYELFAIYPKLDRYSFNVFGNLKISDAFAPFIEAKYVRTKSLNQSGPAFFQGGTIDGDRENPRFDNPYLTDGARATINAALLAGDNDPLSGADQFSLYKNLSDLGGREEDATRETTRIVLGVGGEIGSGWSYEVSANYGRFKEETEVLGNLQMQRFVLAMDAARDTNGNIVCRSQIDPDAAYALYDDPSTPEVEAPGYATDRLAADIAACAPMNPFGEGNISPAARAYVLQNTTSVAKIDQLDFSASITGDSSAWFSLPGGPVGVAFGVEHRVDSVFFEADELVSSGITFYNALPLLDPPKQKVSEVFTEFRVPLLKEMKGAEELTLNLAARYSDYNGSTGGVLAYNGSLEWAPIHGVRLRAGLARAVRAPSLVDLYSEQSQNFADITDPCASDNIAAGSPTRAANCAAAGIPADFNYIYTATPEILSGGNPDLKEETSDSFTAGFVLQPEFLPGFSFSADYFDIEIDDVITAPDAQQIMDACYDAADLNNQFCSLFQRLGPEGSPENGPEDAYALENGTLQQTLLNYASSRARGIDFEVAYARNIGDLGKLSTRLVYTRMLQRDDYLDPAHPEDPDQVLYELGDPKDAFNLNTDFAAGKFTFGYQLRYLGHMVIDLAENVFSVGGNPPQNADYAEAKYYPEVFYHDVRAAYDITDDVNAYVGVDNLANRVPPFGLTGAGGGSGIYESRGRFFYAGFKVGF; via the coding sequence GTGACGGTCCGCGCGGTCACTTATTCGAATGGCGGCAGCTTCATCGTCAATCCGTTTCAGTCGGATGATCCCGGCGTGCCGCTGCTCACGCCCTGCGGCGTGGGCACCACCGGCACTCCGCATACCTGTTCGTTCATCTTCCAGCCCGACGGTTCGCTCGTGCCGCAGACCGGCACGCGCATCGGATCTGCCGCGAACGGCAATTTCGACGGCGGCAACGGTTCCAACAACCGCGAATACGAGTTGTTCGCCATCTACCCGAAACTCGATCGATACAGCTTCAACGTCTTCGGCAACCTGAAAATCTCGGATGCGTTCGCGCCCTTCATCGAAGCCAAGTACGTTCGCACGAAATCCCTGAACCAGAGCGGGCCGGCGTTTTTCCAAGGCGGCACGATCGATGGCGACCGTGAGAATCCGCGCTTCGACAATCCCTATCTGACCGATGGCGCGCGCGCCACCATCAATGCGGCGCTCCTCGCAGGCGACAACGATCCGCTCTCGGGTGCAGATCAGTTCTCGCTGTACAAGAATCTGTCCGACCTTGGCGGCCGCGAAGAAGACGCGACGCGCGAGACCACGCGCATCGTGCTCGGCGTTGGCGGCGAAATCGGCAGTGGCTGGAGCTATGAGGTCTCCGCGAACTACGGCCGCTTCAAGGAAGAAACCGAGGTTCTCGGCAACCTGCAGATGCAGCGCTTCGTGCTCGCGATGGACGCCGCGCGCGACACGAACGGGAACATCGTCTGCCGTTCGCAGATCGATCCGGACGCGGCCTATGCCTTGTACGATGACCCGAGCACCCCGGAAGTAGAGGCTCCGGGCTACGCAACGGATCGGCTCGCAGCCGACATCGCAGCCTGCGCGCCCATGAATCCCTTCGGCGAAGGCAACATCTCCCCGGCCGCGCGTGCTTACGTGCTGCAGAACACGACCTCGGTCGCCAAGATCGATCAGCTGGATTTCAGCGCCTCGATCACCGGCGACAGCAGCGCGTGGTTCTCGCTGCCGGGCGGTCCCGTCGGCGTGGCGTTCGGCGTCGAACACCGGGTAGATAGCGTGTTCTTCGAGGCCGACGAACTGGTGTCGAGCGGCATCACGTTCTACAACGCGTTGCCGTTGCTCGATCCGCCGAAGCAGAAGGTCAGCGAAGTCTTCACGGAATTCCGCGTGCCGCTGCTCAAGGAAATGAAGGGCGCCGAGGAGCTCACGCTGAACCTCGCCGCGCGCTACTCGGACTACAACGGTTCGACCGGCGGCGTGCTGGCGTACAACGGCAGCCTGGAGTGGGCGCCGATTCACGGTGTGCGGCTGCGCGCTGGCCTCGCGCGCGCGGTGCGTGCGCCCAGCCTCGTGGATCTGTATTCCGAGCAAAGCCAGAACTTCGCGGACATCACCGATCCTTGCGCCAGCGACAACATCGCGGCTGGTTCACCGACGCGCGCGGCCAATTGCGCGGCGGCCGGCATTCCCGCCGACTTCAACTACATCTATACGGCGACTCCGGAGATCCTGAGCGGCGGTAACCCGGATCTCAAGGAAGAGACCTCCGACTCGTTCACCGCCGGATTCGTCCTGCAACCGGAGTTCCTGCCGGGTTTCAGTTTCTCGGCCGACTACTTCGACATCGAGATCGACGACGTGATCACGGCGCCGGATGCGCAGCAGATCATGGACGCCTGCTACGACGCGGCCGATCTGAACAACCAGTTCTGCAGCCTGTTCCAGCGCCTCGGGCCGGAAGGCAGCCCCGAAAATGGTCCCGAAGATGCGTACGCGCTCGAGAACGGCACCCTTCAGCAAACACTGCTGAACTATGCGAGCTCGCGGGCGCGCGGCATCGACTTCGAAGTCGCCTACGCACGCAACATCGGCGATCTGGGCAAGCTCAGCACCCGCCTGGTGTACACGCGCATGCTGCAGCGGGACGACTACCTCGATCCGGCGCATCCGGAAGATCCGGACCAGGTGTTGTATGAGCTCGGCGATCCGAAAGACGCGTTCAACCTGAATACGGACTTCGCCGCCGGCAAGTTCACGTTCGGTTATCAGCTGCGTTATCTGGGTCACATGGTCATCGACCTGGCGGAGAACGTGTTCTCGGTCGGTGGCAATCCGCCGCAGAATGCCGACTACGCCGAAGCGAAGTACTACCCGGAAGTGTTCTACCACGACGTGCGCGCGGCCTACGACATCACCGATGACGTGAACGCGTATGTGGGTGTGGACAACCTCGCCAACCGCGTTCCGCCGTTCGGCCTGACGGGCGCCGGTGGCGGCAGCGGCATCTACGAATCGCGCGGGCGGTTCTTCTACGCCGGCTTCAAGGTGGGCTTCTAG
- a CDS encoding TonB-dependent receptor plug domain-containing protein — translation MSSHHSRGERRAAFMLCGLSAAIGSSVVSAQSPPAEDKSLEEVVVTGSRIARPNLESAVPVTTVAASELYETGSTSVGDLLNDLPALRSTFSQSNSSRFLGTAGLNLLDLRGLGTQRTLVLVNGRRHVGADILANAVSPDTNTFPTDLVERIDVVTGGNSAVYGSDAIAGVVNFILKKDFEGLQFRGQGGQSSEGDAGNYYASVLAGTNFWDDRGNIAANFEYARQDAFFASDRSNLSHQGLFVTVDSDTAGDVNGSDGVSDRLYYRDGPRGHLFEWRQLHRQSVSVG, via the coding sequence ATGTCTTCTCATCACAGTCGCGGCGAACGTCGCGCGGCATTCATGCTTTGCGGCCTGTCCGCAGCCATCGGTTCCTCAGTCGTCTCGGCCCAGTCGCCGCCCGCCGAGGACAAAAGCCTCGAGGAAGTCGTGGTGACAGGCTCGCGCATCGCGCGCCCGAATCTCGAATCGGCGGTTCCGGTCACGACGGTCGCGGCCAGCGAGCTGTACGAGACCGGCAGCACGTCGGTCGGCGATCTGCTCAACGATCTGCCCGCCTTGCGCAGCACGTTCAGCCAGTCGAATTCGAGCCGCTTTCTCGGCACGGCGGGTTTGAACCTGCTCGACCTGCGCGGCCTCGGCACGCAGCGCACACTCGTGCTGGTCAACGGCCGCCGCCATGTCGGCGCCGACATTCTCGCCAATGCAGTGTCACCGGACACGAACACATTCCCGACCGATCTGGTCGAGCGTATCGACGTCGTCACCGGCGGCAACTCCGCGGTTTACGGCTCCGATGCCATCGCCGGCGTGGTCAATTTCATTCTCAAGAAAGACTTCGAAGGCCTGCAGTTCCGCGGCCAGGGTGGTCAAAGCAGCGAAGGCGATGCCGGCAACTACTACGCCAGCGTTCTCGCCGGTACCAACTTCTGGGATGACCGCGGCAACATCGCGGCCAACTTCGAATACGCCAGGCAGGATGCCTTCTTCGCCTCGGATCGCAGCAACCTGAGCCACCAGGGCTTGTTCGTCACGGTCGATTCGGACACGGCAGGCGACGTCAACGGCTCCGATGGTGTGTCGGACCGTCTCTACTATCGTGACGGTCCGCGCGGTCACTTATTCGAATGGCGGCAGCTTCATCGTCAATCCGTTTCAGTCGGATGA
- a CDS encoding TonB-dependent receptor — protein MSASGFRGAVRALIVFCGLFAQSAVGFAADSPTDEKSDDKRVAEVLVTGSRIKRAGFDTLEPALVVTGDYVRSRGLTNVADALNETPGFGTGVTPEGGQSSYAPGVNFVNLFGLGTNRTLTLVNGRRIVTSNPPALFGPTAPGNQVDLNFIPTVLLDDVETLTIGGAPTYGSDAIAGVVNVKLKQNYQGVEAFGQYGQLDSGGGRSNSLGLVGGWNFAGDRGNVTASVQRSRTDGVLATSNKRFADAYTFVGNPNATAIAGQTGRTPANDGRVNPAIPFNTGAADGIPNSVLIRDRRSVNHNYNGVVLPIGLDKLPDGRLRCFGADSNNCLQFAPDGSLVPYNRGINFGTSDASGGDGLYLMGTLPLMTDLERTTATLGAHFDLTDNVRLFADVFAYHNEATELVDQPVFNTISFAGSSSGPITLPANHPLLTQQARDTLAGLGVTSFRISRASRDLAVNNSIGSGDLYQAVAGATGNFDAGNRRFGWETYFNFGRNESKYEGAQLDHQRFVNALNVAPVGGQLRCTATPNYTGLPDPQGRILVNGEGPVADPACVPLDIFGDGRPSAAALAYVTSIQRADAELEQQVFNANIGSVLFDIAGGPVEYNVGFEHRRESGAFLPDDYLFAGLGRSAPVARIHGDYSTNEFFGEVTAPLFSHENALPGLSRLTLVAKARRVDTSINGDFTAWTGGIEWFPVEDVELRGNVTRSLRVPAITELYLPVSPLFGQVSDPCSSAFLTAGTRKAIRRANCERFFAEHGLPNDGSWVSNATTAAVPGTSQGDPNLGNETSNAWTAGFVLRPRWVPDLTLSVDWIDVRIDNTITRLSGADLSSACFDNAAYPNHYCDYFTRGAPGSGQPGQITFFQSGYANGAFQSMAGVLLEGHLRHDFGALGDLELGVSYYRLREELRSATGLSTTNSEEQIGSPKDTAQLNLGWSRGSLGARWQTNYVGKQLYDRTFDAESRDILEVNGDWVHNLSVSYQPMASTVVRLAVTNVFDGAPPFPISVDAFNGNYDFLGRRYSLSVTYDFGGR, from the coding sequence ATGTCCGCGTCCGGGTTTCGCGGCGCCGTCCGCGCGCTGATCGTGTTCTGCGGCCTTTTCGCCCAGAGCGCGGTGGGGTTTGCAGCAGACAGCCCAACCGACGAGAAGAGTGATGACAAACGCGTGGCCGAAGTGCTGGTAACCGGATCGCGCATCAAGCGGGCCGGCTTCGACACGCTCGAGCCTGCGCTGGTCGTAACCGGCGACTACGTGCGCAGCCGCGGCCTCACGAACGTTGCCGACGCGTTGAATGAAACTCCGGGCTTCGGCACGGGCGTCACGCCCGAAGGTGGCCAGTCCTCCTACGCGCCGGGCGTGAATTTCGTGAACCTGTTCGGTCTCGGCACGAACCGCACGCTCACGCTCGTCAATGGCCGGCGCATCGTCACGTCGAACCCGCCCGCGTTGTTCGGCCCGACCGCGCCCGGCAACCAGGTGGATCTCAACTTCATCCCCACGGTGTTGCTCGACGACGTCGAGACGCTGACCATCGGCGGTGCCCCGACCTACGGCTCGGATGCGATCGCCGGCGTCGTGAACGTGAAGCTCAAGCAGAATTACCAGGGAGTAGAAGCGTTCGGTCAATACGGCCAGCTCGACTCCGGCGGCGGCCGGAGCAACAGCCTGGGCCTCGTGGGCGGCTGGAATTTCGCCGGCGACCGCGGCAACGTCACAGCATCCGTTCAACGCAGCCGCACCGACGGCGTGCTGGCCACGTCCAACAAACGTTTCGCCGACGCGTACACGTTCGTGGGAAACCCGAATGCGACGGCGATCGCGGGCCAGACCGGGCGCACGCCGGCCAACGACGGACGCGTAAACCCGGCCATCCCGTTCAACACCGGCGCAGCGGACGGCATCCCCAACAGCGTGTTGATCCGCGACCGGCGCAGCGTCAATCACAATTACAACGGCGTCGTGTTGCCCATCGGCCTCGACAAACTACCGGACGGCCGGCTGCGCTGCTTCGGCGCCGACAGCAACAATTGCCTGCAATTCGCGCCCGACGGCAGTCTCGTGCCCTACAACCGCGGCATCAATTTCGGTACGTCGGATGCTTCGGGCGGTGACGGACTCTATTTGATGGGCACGCTGCCGCTCATGACCGATCTCGAACGCACCACCGCCACGCTCGGCGCGCATTTCGACCTGACCGACAATGTGCGGCTGTTTGCCGACGTGTTCGCCTACCACAATGAGGCGACGGAGCTGGTCGACCAGCCGGTGTTCAACACCATCAGCTTCGCGGGCAGCTCGAGCGGTCCGATCACGCTGCCGGCGAATCATCCGCTGTTGACCCAGCAGGCGCGCGACACGCTTGCGGGCCTCGGTGTCACCTCGTTCCGCATCTCGCGCGCCAGCCGCGACCTCGCGGTGAACAATTCGATCGGCAGCGGCGACCTGTACCAGGCGGTGGCCGGTGCCACCGGGAACTTCGACGCCGGAAATCGCCGCTTCGGGTGGGAAACGTACTTCAACTTCGGCCGCAACGAATCGAAGTACGAAGGCGCGCAGCTCGATCACCAGCGATTCGTCAACGCGCTCAACGTGGCGCCGGTCGGCGGCCAGCTGCGGTGCACCGCCACACCTAACTACACCGGGCTGCCGGACCCCCAGGGCCGCATCCTCGTCAACGGCGAAGGCCCGGTGGCGGATCCGGCCTGCGTGCCGCTCGACATCTTCGGCGATGGGCGCCCGTCCGCGGCCGCGCTCGCCTACGTCACCAGCATCCAGCGTGCCGACGCCGAGCTCGAACAACAGGTATTCAACGCCAACATCGGCAGCGTGTTGTTCGATATCGCCGGCGGCCCGGTCGAGTACAACGTCGGCTTCGAACACCGGCGCGAAAGCGGCGCATTCCTGCCGGACGACTACTTGTTCGCGGGGCTTGGCCGCTCCGCGCCCGTCGCGCGTATCCACGGTGACTACTCCACCAATGAATTTTTCGGCGAAGTCACCGCACCGCTGTTCTCGCACGAGAACGCGCTGCCCGGTCTTTCGCGGCTGACCCTGGTTGCGAAGGCGCGCCGCGTCGACACGTCCATCAATGGCGACTTCACGGCCTGGACCGGCGGTATCGAATGGTTTCCGGTGGAAGACGTCGAGCTGCGCGGCAACGTCACCCGTTCGCTGCGGGTTCCGGCGATCACCGAGCTCTATCTACCGGTGTCGCCGCTGTTTGGCCAGGTCAGTGACCCGTGCAGTTCCGCCTTCCTGACCGCCGGCACCCGCAAGGCCATTCGCCGTGCCAATTGCGAAAGGTTCTTCGCCGAGCACGGCCTGCCGAACGACGGTTCGTGGGTCTCCAACGCCACGACGGCCGCCGTGCCCGGCACCTCGCAGGGCGATCCAAACCTCGGCAACGAGACCTCGAATGCCTGGACCGCGGGCTTCGTGTTGCGGCCGCGCTGGGTGCCGGACCTGACGCTTTCGGTCGACTGGATAGACGTCCGCATCGACAACACGATCACGCGGTTGAGCGGCGCGGATCTGTCTTCCGCGTGTTTCGACAACGCGGCCTATCCGAATCACTACTGCGACTATTTCACGCGCGGGGCGCCCGGCTCCGGGCAGCCCGGTCAGATCACCTTCTTCCAGTCGGGCTACGCGAACGGCGCGTTCCAGTCGATGGCGGGCGTGCTCCTCGAAGGCCACCTGCGGCACGACTTCGGCGCGCTCGGGGACCTCGAGCTTGGCGTGAGCTACTACCGGCTGCGCGAGGAACTGCGTTCCGCCACGGGGCTGTCCACGACCAACAGCGAGGAGCAGATCGGCAGCCCGAAAGACACCGCGCAACTCAACCTCGGCTGGTCACGCGGCAGCCTGGGTGCGCGCTGGCAAACTAACTACGTGGGCAAGCAGCTCTACGACCGGACTTTCGACGCCGAGAGCCGCGACATCCTCGAAGTGAACGGCGACTGGGTGCACAACCTCTCAGTCAGTTATCAGCCGATGGCCAGCACCGTCGTGCGCCTCGCGGTGACCAACGTATTCGATGGCGCGCCGCCCTTCCCGATATCCGTCGACGCCTTCAACGGCAATTACGATTTCCTGGGCCGGCGTTACTCGCTATCCGTGACCTACGATTTCGGCGGCAGGTAG
- a CDS encoding DUF2282 domain-containing protein yields the protein MNLKTIAIASAVGSLLALGSAAATAADAPAKEKCAGIAAAGANDCATAKHSCAGQSKVDKGADEWKYVPKGECEKMGGKPVAAKEKAM from the coding sequence ATGAATCTGAAGACCATCGCCATTGCCTCCGCCGTCGGCAGCCTGCTCGCTCTCGGCAGCGCCGCGGCCACGGCGGCCGATGCTCCCGCCAAGGAAAAGTGCGCGGGCATCGCCGCGGCCGGCGCGAACGACTGCGCCACCGCCAAACATTCCTGCGCGGGCCAGTCCAAGGTCGACAAGGGCGCGGACGAGTGGAAGTACGTGCCGAAAGGTGAGTGCGAGAAGATGGGCGGCAAACCCGTCGCCGCCAAAGAAAAAGCGATGTAA
- a CDS encoding DUF692 domain-containing protein, whose amino-acid sequence MSRLATRGVPLGPIPARAGIGLRFAHHDALLEERPAIGWIEAHTENYFHDGAAPRALERARTNYPLSLHGVGLGLGSVDGIDRAHLARVKRAIARFEPALVSEHACWGHAGGEFFNDLLPLPYTDEAVMLLASHVREAQDFLGVQLLIENVSAYVAFEHSRLTEWDFLTAVVEQSGCGLLLDLNNIYVSAKNLGLDAHAFIAGVPAASVREIHLAGHTRNGAILIDDHGSAVCDEVWELYRCAIARFGPRPTLIEWDTDIPALRVLVDEAARADRVLEEAHGLAA is encoded by the coding sequence ATGTCACGCCTCGCCACACGAGGTGTGCCGCTGGGGCCGATTCCGGCACGCGCCGGGATCGGCCTCAGGTTCGCCCATCACGATGCGCTGCTCGAAGAGCGTCCGGCCATCGGCTGGATCGAAGCGCATACCGAGAATTATTTTCACGACGGCGCCGCGCCGCGCGCGCTCGAACGCGCCCGGACTAACTACCCGCTCAGCTTGCACGGCGTCGGCCTGGGGCTGGGCTCGGTGGACGGCATCGACCGTGCGCACCTGGCGCGCGTCAAACGCGCCATCGCGCGGTTCGAGCCCGCGCTGGTTTCCGAACACGCCTGCTGGGGACATGCCGGCGGCGAGTTCTTCAACGACCTGCTGCCGCTGCCGTACACGGACGAGGCGGTCATGCTGCTGGCCTCACACGTGCGCGAAGCGCAGGATTTCCTCGGTGTTCAGCTGCTCATCGAGAACGTCTCGGCCTACGTGGCCTTCGAACATTCGCGGCTCACGGAGTGGGACTTCCTCACCGCCGTCGTCGAGCAAAGCGGCTGCGGCCTGCTGCTCGACCTCAACAACATCTACGTCAGCGCGAAGAATCTCGGGCTCGACGCACACGCGTTCATTGCCGGCGTTCCAGCCGCCAGCGTGCGCGAGATCCATCTCGCCGGCCATACGCGCAACGGCGCGATCCTGATCGACGATCACGGGTCTGCGGTGTGCGACGAGGTGTGGGAGCTGTACAGGTGTGCGATCGCGCGCTTTGGCCCGAGGCCTACGTTGATCGAATGGGACACCGACATCCCCGCGCTCCGCGTCCTGGTCGATGAAGCCGCGCGCGCCGATCGCGTGCTCGAGGAGGCGCATGGCCTCGCTGCGTGA